The Propionibacterium freudenreichii subsp. freudenreichii genome contains a region encoding:
- a CDS encoding anthranilate synthase component I family protein, producing MVHSKHGPRLQLHVRSVRPAPGTSPWDVEALFRRLSDGANAAFWLDSAQSVGAQSAVAQSAVAQHVGPRPAGTTSERGRFSLLGTDAGDLSEVLRYCRHDDAGHTRLQRGHGAGRVSQTLDGDILDVLAERLAARPIGEVPEGIPFAGGYIGYLGYEAKALVFPDDPTRHSPTPEGYWLRPQASIVIDHAINVAHLLVLTAEGDDDAAARWFGRLEDVLSRAGTTPSSPVPSRAAPTPTAPTATPPRVAGSWRLTRADYEEHVRRAQDFLRAGDSYEVCLTDTFEGPYPAGIDALDLYGVLRRINPAPYAAYLRFDTFGDHLEVLSASPEQFLKVRDDGLVSSKPIKGTAPRSADPAEDQRLAAELATDPKSRAENLMIADLLRNDLGRVCVTGSIRVPALMQVESYATVHQLVTTVQGMLRDDVDLVGLLRATFPGGSMTGAPKQRTLQIIDALEPGPRGIYSGALGYLGYGRRAELSIVIRTIVRNHDRLSIGAGGAIVLDSQAPAEFDEKELKAAALLSALRRAGTPAGRPAPYGGSSTHDANSAPGAGHDDTGVHRAARDAHAADHQGGEPDD from the coding sequence ATGGTGCACAGCAAGCACGGCCCCCGGCTGCAACTGCATGTCCGCTCAGTGCGCCCGGCTCCTGGGACATCACCGTGGGACGTCGAGGCGCTCTTCCGGCGGCTGTCGGACGGTGCGAACGCCGCGTTCTGGCTCGACAGTGCACAGTCGGTGGGCGCGCAGTCCGCGGTTGCGCAGTCCGCGGTTGCGCAGCATGTCGGACCCCGACCGGCTGGCACGACGTCCGAGCGGGGACGCTTCTCCCTGCTCGGCACCGACGCCGGTGACTTGTCGGAGGTGCTGCGCTACTGCCGTCACGACGACGCCGGCCACACCCGCCTGCAACGCGGCCACGGTGCCGGACGGGTCAGCCAGACGCTCGACGGGGACATCCTCGACGTGTTGGCCGAACGGCTTGCGGCGCGGCCCATCGGTGAGGTCCCCGAGGGCATCCCCTTCGCCGGCGGCTACATCGGATACCTCGGCTATGAGGCCAAGGCGCTGGTGTTCCCCGACGATCCCACCCGCCATTCCCCGACCCCCGAGGGCTATTGGCTGCGTCCCCAGGCGTCCATCGTGATCGATCACGCCATCAACGTGGCACACCTGCTCGTGCTCACCGCCGAGGGCGACGACGACGCGGCAGCGCGCTGGTTCGGGCGTCTGGAGGACGTCCTCAGCCGTGCCGGGACGACGCCATCGAGCCCCGTGCCATCACGCGCTGCGCCGACCCCCACCGCGCCCACCGCCACGCCTCCCCGCGTGGCCGGATCATGGCGCCTTACCCGCGCTGACTACGAGGAACACGTGCGCCGCGCCCAGGACTTCTTGCGCGCGGGCGACTCCTACGAGGTCTGCCTCACCGACACCTTCGAGGGGCCCTATCCGGCCGGCATCGATGCCCTGGACCTCTACGGCGTCCTGCGCCGCATCAACCCGGCGCCCTACGCCGCCTACCTGCGCTTCGACACCTTCGGCGACCACCTCGAGGTGTTGTCCGCCTCACCCGAACAGTTCCTCAAGGTGCGCGACGACGGCCTGGTGTCGTCCAAGCCCATCAAGGGCACCGCCCCCAGGTCAGCCGACCCGGCCGAGGATCAGCGCCTCGCCGCCGAATTGGCCACCGACCCGAAGTCGCGGGCCGAGAACCTCATGATCGCCGACCTGCTGCGCAACGACCTGGGGCGGGTGTGCGTCACCGGCTCGATCCGCGTGCCGGCCCTCATGCAGGTGGAGAGCTACGCCACCGTGCACCAGCTCGTCACCACCGTGCAGGGCATGCTGCGCGACGACGTCGACCTGGTGGGGCTGCTGCGCGCCACCTTCCCCGGCGGCTCGATGACCGGCGCCCCCAAGCAACGCACCCTGCAGATCATCGACGCGCTCGAACCCGGCCCCCGCGGCATCTACTCCGGCGCGCTCGGCTACCTGGGTTACGGACGCCGCGCCGAGCTGTCGATCGTGATCCGCACCATCGTGCGCAACCATGACCGTCTGAGCATTGGTGCCGGCGGGGCGATCGTGTTGGACTCGCAGGCACCTGCCGAGTTCGACGAGAAGGAGCTCAAGGCCGCCGCCCTGCTGAGCGCCCTGCGCCGTGCGGGCACCCCGGCCGGACGCCCAGCGCCGTACGGTGGATCCAGCACCCACGACGCGAACAGTGCGCCGGGCGCGGGGCATGATGACACCGGCGTCCACCGCGCGGCACGCGACGCCCATGCCGCAGACCATCAAGGAGGCGAGCCCGATGACTGA
- a CDS encoding aminotransferase class IV, which produces MTESQPADDASDGPLTPGGAELSGVVRRPFTPRALVWNGEAFVDDVRAIEPALDILAADSWRSSHGAAAHFDLHCLRFEAGVARWALDAGLPIPSAREWASMRRAMIAAILTAHHDTHRDAGLETGQDLFPRIGWEMIGGHAGPVFVLRIRACPPMRDDTTLLWTGLTDPRLHPTVKGPDIERLGKLRGVAASRGCDDAILADPNRTVLEASTGSLVWWYEGKIVLPAHRERVLPGVTETMVARRAASLGMQVVRANARTDDWGSGQGVWFLNSVQGISPVTRVVIGSRAMHLAPFVATAEWRHWWGSQFRPYSPSL; this is translated from the coding sequence ATGACTGAGTCCCAGCCCGCCGATGACGCGTCCGACGGCCCCCTGACGCCGGGTGGAGCGGAACTATCGGGCGTAGTCAGGCGGCCTTTCACCCCGCGAGCGCTGGTGTGGAACGGCGAGGCCTTCGTCGACGACGTGCGCGCCATCGAGCCGGCCCTCGACATCCTGGCAGCCGATTCCTGGCGCAGCAGCCACGGCGCCGCCGCCCATTTCGACCTGCACTGCCTGCGCTTCGAGGCGGGCGTGGCGCGCTGGGCGCTCGACGCCGGGTTGCCCATCCCCAGCGCCCGCGAATGGGCGTCGATGCGGCGCGCCATGATCGCCGCAATCCTGACGGCCCACCATGACACCCACCGCGACGCCGGCCTCGAAACGGGACAGGACCTGTTCCCGCGCATCGGCTGGGAGATGATCGGCGGCCACGCCGGGCCCGTCTTCGTGCTGCGCATCCGCGCCTGCCCGCCGATGCGCGACGACACCACCCTGCTGTGGACCGGCCTGACCGACCCGCGCCTGCACCCCACCGTCAAGGGCCCCGACATCGAGCGCCTCGGCAAGCTGCGGGGCGTCGCGGCCTCACGCGGCTGCGACGACGCGATCCTGGCCGACCCGAACCGCACCGTGCTGGAGGCGTCCACCGGCTCGCTCGTGTGGTGGTACGAGGGCAAGATCGTGCTCCCGGCCCACCGTGAACGCGTGCTACCGGGGGTTACCGAGACGATGGTGGCGCGTCGGGCCGCGTCGCTGGGCATGCAGGTGGTGCGCGCCAACGCCCGCACCGACGACTGGGGCTCGGGGCAGGGCGTGTGGTTCCTCAATTCGGTGCAGGGCATCTCGCCGGTCACCCGCGTGGTGATCGGCAGCCGCGCGATGCACCTGGCCCCGTTCGTGGCGACCGCCGAATGGCGTCATTGGTGGGGTAGCCAGTTCCGGCCCTATTCCCCGTCGCTGTAG
- the pheA gene encoding prephenate dehydratase, with translation MLGYFGPEGTFTHQALLSVSEDEATPFSTVAAALDAVRAEEIDAAMVPIENSVEGSVSATIDNLGSLDAPRLQIMQEVLVEVTFDLCARPGTTLDQVHRIITHPHAAAQVRDWLSLHLPEAEVIERGSTAAAAQAVSDPDSGFDAAVCAPIAGRLYGLVPLATDIADNDAAVTRFVLVGRPGRPALATGADKTTLVAYMRHDEPGALLSILQQFAVRGVNLCRIESRPTKTTLGNYCFNMDAEGHLDDFRVAAALMGLKRVCKDVIFLGSYARADQQLPNVPVGAKDSDYRAAGAWLEGLGGNMIINAPGSTSASNSDPDPTRSPSNS, from the coding sequence ATGCTCGGATATTTCGGCCCGGAGGGCACCTTCACGCATCAGGCCCTGCTCAGCGTGAGCGAGGACGAGGCGACGCCCTTCAGCACCGTGGCCGCCGCACTCGATGCGGTGCGCGCCGAGGAGATCGACGCCGCCATGGTGCCCATCGAGAACTCGGTGGAGGGCTCGGTCTCGGCAACCATCGACAACCTGGGCAGCCTCGACGCGCCGCGCCTGCAGATCATGCAGGAGGTGCTCGTGGAGGTCACCTTCGACCTGTGCGCCCGCCCCGGCACCACCCTCGACCAGGTGCACCGCATCATCACCCATCCGCACGCGGCCGCGCAGGTGCGTGACTGGCTGAGCCTGCACCTGCCCGAAGCCGAGGTGATCGAACGCGGCTCCACGGCAGCTGCCGCCCAGGCGGTCTCCGACCCCGATTCGGGTTTCGACGCAGCCGTCTGCGCCCCCATCGCCGGACGCCTCTACGGGCTCGTGCCGCTGGCCACCGACATCGCCGACAACGACGCCGCCGTCACCCGCTTCGTGCTGGTGGGACGCCCCGGCCGCCCGGCACTGGCCACCGGCGCCGACAAGACCACGCTGGTGGCCTATATGCGCCATGACGAGCCCGGCGCGCTGCTCAGCATCCTGCAGCAGTTCGCGGTGCGCGGGGTGAACCTGTGCCGCATCGAGTCGCGTCCCACCAAGACCACCCTGGGCAACTACTGCTTCAACATGGACGCCGAGGGACACCTCGACGACTTCCGCGTCGCGGCCGCCCTGATGGGCCTCAAGCGGGTCTGCAAGGACGTGATCTTCCTGGGCAGCTATGCCCGCGCCGACCAGCAGCTGCCCAATGTCCCGGTGGGCGCCAAGGACTCCGACTACCGCGCCGCCGGCGCCTGGCTGGAGGGCCTGGGCGGCAACATGATCATCAACGCGCCCGGATCCACCTCCGCCTCGAACAGCGACCCCGACCCCACCAGGTCGCCGTCCAACTCGTAG
- the serS gene encoding serine--tRNA ligase, whose amino-acid sequence MIDPKLLRTDPDRVRRSQRARGESVELVDQALAADEARRSSISAFEQARAEQKSLGALIAKASGDERNALLSRTKELAAKVRELDASAHEADEHYTEVVKQFGNIVFEDVPEGGEDDLFVIDTEGTPRDFAGEGITIRDHLELGEMLDAIDMERGAKVSGSRFYYLKGPGAMLEFALIQFALHKALEWGLTPMIPPALVNPAAMEGTGFLGQAADDVYYLERDNQYLVGTAEVPLAAYHSDEILDSKELPLRYAGFSPAYRREAGSYGKDTRGIFRVHWFDKFEMFTYCRPEDAVAEHERLLAHEKEFISALGIPFEVLDVASGDLGLSAARKYDCYGWVPSQDKYREITSTSNCTEFQARRLNIRMRDGKQVTPLATLNGTLCAMTRMIVMILENYQQVDGSVVIPEVLRPYLGGREVFTPKG is encoded by the coding sequence ATGATCGACCCGAAATTGTTGCGCACCGATCCTGACCGCGTCCGCCGTTCCCAGCGGGCCCGGGGCGAGTCCGTCGAGCTTGTTGACCAGGCCCTGGCGGCAGACGAGGCGCGCCGCTCGTCGATCAGCGCCTTCGAGCAGGCCCGCGCCGAGCAGAAGTCGCTGGGCGCGTTGATCGCCAAGGCCTCCGGCGACGAGCGCAATGCGCTGCTGTCGCGCACCAAGGAGCTGGCCGCGAAGGTGCGCGAGCTGGACGCGTCGGCCCACGAGGCCGATGAGCACTACACCGAGGTGGTCAAGCAGTTCGGCAACATCGTCTTCGAGGACGTGCCGGAGGGCGGCGAGGACGACCTGTTCGTCATCGACACCGAGGGCACGCCGCGCGACTTCGCCGGCGAGGGCATCACGATCCGCGACCACCTCGAGCTCGGCGAGATGCTCGACGCCATCGACATGGAGCGCGGCGCCAAGGTGTCGGGCAGCCGCTTCTACTACCTCAAGGGCCCGGGCGCGATGCTCGAGTTCGCCCTGATCCAGTTCGCGCTGCACAAGGCGCTGGAATGGGGCCTCACCCCGATGATCCCGCCGGCGCTGGTGAACCCGGCCGCCATGGAGGGCACCGGATTCCTCGGCCAGGCCGCCGACGACGTCTACTACCTCGAACGCGACAACCAATACCTGGTCGGCACCGCCGAGGTGCCGCTGGCCGCCTACCACTCCGACGAGATCCTCGATTCCAAGGAACTGCCGCTGCGCTACGCCGGATTCAGCCCGGCCTATCGTCGCGAGGCCGGCAGCTACGGCAAGGACACCCGCGGCATCTTCCGGGTGCACTGGTTCGACAAGTTCGAGATGTTCACCTACTGCCGTCCCGAGGACGCGGTGGCCGAGCACGAGCGGCTGCTGGCCCACGAGAAGGAGTTCATCAGCGCACTCGGCATCCCGTTCGAGGTGCTCGACGTCGCCTCCGGCGACCTGGGGCTGTCGGCCGCGCGCAAGTACGACTGCTACGGCTGGGTGCCCTCGCAGGACAAGTACCGCGAGATCACGTCCACCTCGAACTGCACCGAGTTCCAGGCGCGCCGGCTCAACATCCGCATGCGCGATGGCAAGCAGGTGACGCCCCTGGCGACGCTCAACGGCACGCTGTGCGCGATGACCCGCATGATCGTGATGATCCTCGAGAACTACCAGCAGGTTGATGGTTCCGTGGTGATCCCCGAGGTGCTACGTCCCTACCTGGGTGGACGCGAGGTCTTCACGCCCAAGGGCTGA
- a CDS encoding GOLPH3/VPS74 family protein: MEHTVDLAGEYLLLVLDDHKGGFRQDLTTIDYTVAAAELVDLVGMGALEFTGTGENRTFVPGEKAPQDPLLAELAELAAGRSYDEAITALSGGVSVGDDKPRSLRSLELERLVNAGILRAQHGKLLGLIPRTRYPQADPTVELELRARLSGALVGTTDLDDRSRALIALLYAAHALGKAFPDLDQKRIWRRGKEIANESWEDDGLALALAQYATYMATLSAASLGR; this comes from the coding sequence ATGGAACACACGGTCGATCTGGCCGGCGAGTACCTGCTGTTGGTGCTCGACGACCACAAGGGTGGCTTCCGCCAGGACCTGACCACCATCGATTACACGGTTGCGGCCGCCGAGCTGGTCGACCTGGTGGGCATGGGCGCCCTCGAGTTCACCGGCACCGGCGAGAACCGCACCTTCGTGCCCGGTGAGAAGGCGCCGCAGGACCCCCTGCTGGCCGAGCTTGCCGAGCTGGCAGCCGGACGCAGCTACGACGAGGCCATCACCGCGCTGAGCGGTGGCGTCTCGGTGGGCGACGACAAGCCCCGCTCACTGCGCAGCCTGGAGTTGGAACGGCTGGTGAACGCCGGCATCCTGCGGGCCCAGCACGGCAAGCTGCTCGGGCTCATCCCGCGCACCCGCTATCCGCAGGCCGATCCCACCGTGGAACTGGAACTGCGCGCCCGGCTCAGCGGCGCACTCGTCGGTACCACCGACCTTGATGACCGCTCCCGCGCCCTCATCGCGCTGCTCTATGCCGCCCACGCGCTGGGCAAGGCCTTCCCCGACCTCGACCAGAAGCGCATCTGGCGTCGCGGCAAGGAAATCGCCAACGAGTCCTGGGAGGACGACGGCCTGGCGCTGGCGCTGGCGCAGTACGCCACCTACATGGCCACCCTGTCCGCCGCCTCTCTGGGGCGCTGA
- a CDS encoding glucose PTS transporter subunit IIA, whose protein sequence is MNAPAEILASIGGADNVENLTHCATRLRFQLHDNSGIDEKQVESIPGVMGAVSQSGNRYQVVIGGAVESVYNDIMALPEMKEGGSATGTQKSGSNADVKSAAKEKGPRGRFTWLDSFFDFLGDSFRPILGSLLGASLIITFMALMGTLGVIGNWADPRTELSPTWQFINLCWRCVFYFLPLMVAYNASKKLGADPWIGFAVMAVVMLPGFTSLGQYATHLTFAGSEINVVRLFGGHLPLTIFDYGSQVFPPLLMAAVLGPLYKLLKKIISPNVQLIFVPFLSMLIMIPLTAFLIGPLGVYAGAGLANGLKAVNDFSPFIFAILIPMLYPFMVPLGLHWPLNAIMLLNIQTLGFDFIQGPMGAWNFACFGATAGVLFLLVRDRDVTMRQTATGALAAGLLGGISEPSLYGIHLRFKRIYPRILVGCFLGGLVQGIGGGLTTNAFVFTSLLTIPAFSNIPLYAISIAVAFFSSMLLVVFFDYRTADERAEAAKVRATEDADQAAEEARKASAEAHKAELRADDAEARADQAEQRAATTTVAAERAAQVATAVAPARTALAPNAVTQIASPVAGYVVPLDKVPDPVFAKGTVGLGVGIDPTGDTITSPGDGKIIVAQDTGHAFGIKLDNGIELLIHVGIDTVNLGGTGFDVHVARGDRVTTGDVLVRFDRKVIESAGYSMITPVLVTNPRKFASVTQAPATLSSALVAPGDTIITVTAKPPKDGAAAAPGTPPAPAHRSAAQAVAAGDSKAGASASTEAPGSSVGGASVGGSPAPGSTVPGVSAHGVSAHGDAQASPQGTGTADGARRAATTAGAADSSGSAAASGAAPGSALVAGAVTEIGSPVAGRVVALSDVPDPVFSKGIVGLGVGIDPTGDTITSPGDGKIIVAQDTGHAFGIKLDNGIELLIHVGIDTVNLGGTGFDVHVARGDRVTTGDVLVRFDRKVIESAGYSMITPVLVTNPRKFASVTQAAQGAVTPGEGIITVTAKQ, encoded by the coding sequence ATCAACGCCCCAGCAGAGATCCTTGCCAGCATCGGGGGCGCCGACAACGTCGAGAACCTGACCCATTGCGCCACCCGCCTGCGTTTCCAGTTGCATGACAACTCGGGCATCGACGAGAAGCAGGTGGAGTCGATCCCCGGCGTGATGGGTGCGGTCTCGCAGAGCGGCAACCGCTACCAGGTGGTGATCGGCGGGGCGGTCGAGAGCGTCTACAACGACATCATGGCGCTGCCCGAGATGAAGGAGGGCGGCTCGGCGACCGGCACACAGAAGTCCGGCAGCAATGCCGACGTCAAGAGCGCTGCCAAGGAGAAGGGCCCGCGCGGCAGGTTCACCTGGCTGGACAGCTTCTTCGACTTCCTGGGTGATTCCTTCCGGCCGATCCTGGGCTCGCTGCTGGGCGCGTCGCTGATCATCACCTTCATGGCGCTGATGGGCACCCTGGGCGTGATCGGCAACTGGGCCGATCCGCGCACCGAGCTGTCGCCCACCTGGCAGTTCATCAACCTGTGCTGGCGCTGCGTGTTCTACTTCCTGCCGCTGATGGTGGCCTACAACGCGTCCAAGAAGCTCGGCGCCGACCCGTGGATCGGGTTTGCGGTGATGGCCGTGGTGATGCTGCCCGGGTTCACCTCGCTGGGCCAGTACGCCACCCACCTCACCTTCGCCGGTTCCGAGATCAACGTGGTGCGGCTGTTCGGCGGCCACCTGCCGCTGACGATCTTCGACTACGGCTCGCAGGTGTTCCCACCCCTGTTGATGGCGGCGGTGCTGGGGCCCTTGTACAAGCTGCTCAAGAAGATCATCTCGCCCAATGTGCAGCTGATCTTCGTGCCCTTCCTGTCGATGCTCATCATGATTCCGCTCACCGCCTTCCTCATCGGGCCGCTGGGCGTCTATGCGGGCGCCGGGCTGGCCAATGGGCTCAAGGCGGTCAATGACTTCTCGCCGTTCATCTTCGCGATCCTCATCCCGATGCTGTACCCGTTCATGGTGCCGCTGGGCCTGCACTGGCCGTTGAACGCCATCATGCTGCTCAACATCCAGACGCTGGGCTTCGACTTCATCCAGGGCCCGATGGGTGCCTGGAACTTCGCCTGCTTCGGCGCCACCGCCGGCGTGCTGTTCCTGTTGGTGCGCGACCGTGACGTGACGATGCGCCAGACCGCCACCGGCGCCCTGGCGGCCGGGTTGTTGGGTGGCATCTCCGAGCCGAGCCTGTACGGCATCCACCTGCGGTTCAAGCGGATCTATCCACGCATCCTGGTGGGCTGCTTCCTGGGTGGCCTGGTGCAGGGCATCGGCGGAGGCCTCACCACGAACGCCTTCGTGTTCACCTCGCTGTTGACGATTCCGGCGTTCAGCAACATCCCGCTGTATGCCATCTCGATCGCGGTGGCGTTCTTCAGCTCGATGTTGCTGGTGGTCTTCTTCGACTACCGCACGGCCGACGAGCGCGCCGAGGCTGCCAAGGTGCGCGCCACCGAGGACGCCGACCAGGCCGCCGAGGAGGCCCGGAAGGCGAGCGCCGAGGCCCACAAGGCCGAGCTGCGCGCCGACGACGCCGAGGCCCGGGCCGACCAGGCCGAGCAGCGGGCGGCCACCACGACGGTGGCAGCCGAACGGGCCGCGCAGGTCGCGACGGCCGTGGCCCCGGCCCGCACCGCCCTGGCCCCCAATGCGGTCACGCAGATCGCCTCGCCGGTGGCCGGCTATGTGGTGCCGTTGGACAAGGTCCCCGATCCCGTCTTCGCGAAGGGCACGGTGGGCCTGGGTGTGGGCATCGATCCCACCGGGGACACGATCACCTCACCGGGCGACGGCAAGATCATCGTCGCCCAGGACACCGGACACGCCTTCGGCATCAAGCTCGACAACGGCATCGAACTGCTCATCCACGTGGGCATCGACACCGTCAACCTGGGCGGCACCGGCTTCGACGTCCACGTCGCCCGCGGCGACCGCGTCACCACCGGCGACGTCCTCGTCCGCTTCGACCGCAAGGTGATCGAATCAGCCGGCTACTCCATGATCACGCCCGTGCTGGTCACCAACCCGCGCAAGTTCGCCTCGGTCACCCAGGCCCCGGCGACGCTGTCGTCGGCGCTGGTGGCCCCCGGCGACACGATCATCACCGTGACGGCCAAGCCCCCGAAGGACGGAGCCGCCGCAGCGCCCGGCACGCCGCCGGCACCGGCCCATCGCAGCGCCGCGCAGGCGGTTGCCGCCGGCGACAGCAAGGCCGGGGCGAGCGCGTCCACCGAGGCGCCCGGGTCATCAGTGGGCGGGGCATCAGTGGGCGGGTCCCCCGCTCCCGGAAGCACCGTCCCGGGGGTTTCCGCACACGGGGTTTCCGCGCACGGGGATGCGCAGGCCAGTCCGCAGGGCACTGGCACAGCGGATGGGGCGCGACGGGCTGCCACCACCGCGGGGGCTGCAGATTCATCCGGCAGTGCTGCTGCGTCGGGCGCCGCGCCGGGTTCGGCGCTGGTCGCCGGGGCGGTCACCGAGATCGGCTCGCCGGTGGCGGGTCGCGTGGTGGCGTTGTCGGATGTGCCCGATCCGGTGTTCAGCAAGGGCATCGTCGGATTGGGTGTGGGTATCGATCCCACCGGGGACACGATCACCTCACCGGGCGACGGCAAGATCATCGTCGCCCAGGACACCGGACACGCCTTCGGCATCAAGCTCGACAACGGCATCGAACTGCTCATCCACGTGGGCATCGACACCGTCAACCTGGGCGGCACCGGCTTCGACGTCCACGTCGCCCGCGGCGACCGCGTCACCACCGGCGACGTCCTCGTCCGCTTCGACCGCAAGGTGATCGAATCAGCCGGCTACTCCATGATCACGCCCGTGCTGGTCACCAACCCCCGCAAGTTCGCCTCGGTCACCCAAGCTGCGCAGGGCGCGGTCACGCCGGGTGAGGGGATCATCACCGTGACGGCGAAGCAATGA
- a CDS encoding MBL fold metallo-hydrolase RNA specificity domain-containing protein — protein sequence MSKPVATLTFLGAARTVTGSKFLLDLNERRLMVDAGMFQGAREWRRRNWDDFPVDPATITDLLITHAHMDHSGYIPALVKHGFHGRIHCTPQTRELTAIVLRDSANLQVNEARDAARGGYSKHNPPLPLYDEADVERSLPLFHDVAFDRDLDLGGGVHARFTRAGHILGSASIRVWLADDPQISVLFSGDLGRDQHPVLRRREEPEGATSVLIESTYGNREHPTGDEEDHEPLAGLIRRTIARGGSVLIPAFAVDRTEIVIKVLGEMQHAGRIPPVPIFINSPMGSAALDVYQGTGAHAELRADIDISALLNLPTLRDVRTKEESVALNRPAQPCIIISASGMATGGRVVHHLRHMLPDPRNAVVFTGYQALGTRGRSLVEGAKQIKMYGRYVPVKAEVLLDTAFSVHADAPELLEWLAALSPAPQVVYCVHGEPKSAEHLADTISEELGLMAVVPRYGEVVRL from the coding sequence ATGAGCAAACCAGTGGCCACCCTCACCTTCCTCGGCGCGGCGCGCACCGTGACCGGCTCAAAGTTCCTGCTCGACCTCAATGAGCGCCGGCTCATGGTTGACGCCGGCATGTTCCAGGGTGCCCGGGAATGGCGTCGTCGCAATTGGGACGACTTCCCGGTGGACCCGGCGACGATCACCGACCTGCTCATCACCCATGCCCACATGGACCACAGTGGCTACATTCCCGCCCTGGTCAAGCACGGCTTCCACGGACGCATCCACTGCACGCCCCAGACCCGCGAACTCACCGCCATCGTGCTGCGCGACTCGGCGAACCTGCAGGTGAACGAGGCCCGCGACGCCGCACGGGGCGGCTATTCCAAGCACAATCCGCCACTGCCGCTCTACGACGAGGCCGACGTCGAGCGCTCCCTGCCGCTGTTCCACGACGTCGCCTTCGACCGCGACCTCGACCTGGGCGGCGGGGTGCATGCGCGCTTCACCCGCGCCGGGCACATCCTCGGATCGGCGAGCATCCGGGTCTGGCTGGCCGACGACCCGCAGATCTCGGTGCTGTTCTCCGGCGACCTGGGACGCGACCAGCATCCGGTGCTGCGCCGCCGCGAGGAACCCGAGGGCGCCACCTCGGTGCTCATCGAATCGACCTACGGCAACCGGGAACATCCCACCGGCGACGAGGAGGACCATGAGCCCCTGGCCGGACTGATCCGGCGCACCATCGCCCGGGGCGGCTCGGTGCTCATCCCGGCCTTCGCCGTGGACCGCACCGAGATCGTCATCAAGGTGCTGGGCGAGATGCAGCATGCCGGACGCATCCCCCCGGTGCCCATCTTCATCAACTCGCCGATGGGCTCGGCGGCACTTGACGTCTACCAGGGCACCGGGGCCCACGCCGAGCTGCGCGCCGACATCGACATCTCGGCCCTGCTCAACCTGCCGACGCTGCGCGATGTGCGCACCAAGGAGGAGTCGGTGGCGCTCAACCGGCCGGCGCAGCCGTGCATCATCATCAGCGCCTCGGGCATGGCCACCGGCGGACGCGTCGTGCACCACCTGCGCCATATGCTGCCCGATCCGCGCAATGCGGTGGTCTTCACCGGCTACCAGGCCCTCGGCACCCGTGGAAGATCTCTCGTGGAGGGCGCCAAGCAGATCAAGATGTATGGCCGATATGTGCCGGTGAAGGCAGAAGTGTTGCTGGACACCGCCTTCAGCGTGCATGCCGACGCCCCCGAACTGCTCGAGTGGCTGGCCGCATTGAGCCCGGCCCCGCAGGTGGTCTACTGCGTGCACGGTGAGCCGAAGTCCGCCGAACACCTGGCCGACACCATCAGCGAGGAGCTCGGCCTGATGGCCGTGGTGCCCCGCTACGGCGAGGTGGTGCGGTTGTGA
- a CDS encoding response regulator transcription factor: MSAVQDAPGDAPCILIVEDEHSLATVMAGYFTRNGYRAEVVGDGLEAVAAARRLDPSVVILDLGLPSLDGVEVACRIRTFSDCYILMLTARADEVDELIGLSVGADDYLTKPFSPRLLIARVQAMQRRPRSAITPPDEQPLRIGELTIDPAAREVQLGTREIALTRTEFDLLAHLARNPRRAISRDELIEAVWGVGWSGDDQLVDTHIGHLRKKLGDSAANARFIETVRGVGYRMGQGR; encoded by the coding sequence GTGAGCGCCGTGCAGGACGCCCCCGGCGACGCGCCGTGCATCCTGATCGTCGAGGACGAACACTCGCTGGCCACCGTGATGGCCGGCTATTTCACCCGCAACGGGTACCGCGCCGAGGTGGTCGGTGACGGACTCGAGGCGGTGGCGGCAGCCCGTCGCCTCGACCCCTCGGTGGTGATCCTCGACCTGGGCCTGCCGAGCCTGGACGGTGTGGAGGTGGCGTGTCGCATCCGCACCTTCTCTGATTGCTACATCCTCATGCTCACCGCCCGCGCCGACGAGGTGGATGAGCTCATCGGCCTGTCGGTGGGTGCCGACGACTACCTCACCAAGCCGTTCAGCCCGCGGCTGCTGATCGCCCGGGTGCAGGCGATGCAACGCCGCCCCCGCAGCGCCATCACCCCGCCCGACGAGCAGCCCCTGCGCATAGGGGAGCTGACGATCGACCCGGCGGCCCGCGAGGTGCAGCTGGGCACCCGCGAGATCGCCCTCACCCGCACCGAGTTCGACCTGTTGGCGCACCTGGCGCGCAATCCACGCCGCGCCATCAGCCGCGATGAGTTGATCGAGGCCGTCTGGGGCGTCGGCTGGTCGGGGGACGACCAGCTGGTGGACACCCACATCGGCCACCTGCGCAAGAAGCTGGGCGATTCGGCGGCCAACGCCCGGTTCATCGAGACCGTGCGCGGCGTCGGCTATCGGATGGGACAGGGCCGGTGA